One window of Arthrobacter oryzae genomic DNA carries:
- a CDS encoding aldehyde dehydrogenase family protein — protein sequence MHTAAAAVARSRELFDSGVSRPLAWRLEQLGNLRRMLTDHGGDFAEALLSDLGKHRSEAQLTEIGFVTAELAHLERHLAAWLRPRRVDVPLPAQPARAWTELTPLGVVLVIGTWNYPLQLTLAPLAGALAAGNTVVIKPSEHAPATSAALVRWVPEYLGGAAEVVPGGIPATTALLAERFDHIFFTGGQDAARVVMRAAAEHLTPVTLELGGRCPAYVDATADLSATAGRIAWGRFMNAGQTCVAPDYVLAAPEILDALEPLLIDAITGMFGKDPAGSASYGRIVDDRHFERLAELADGTAVVHGGQRDPESRYFAPTLLRPAPGDAVLDEEIFGPLLPLVPVSGVDEAIRMVNAGGKPLAVYVFSADDGVRGSFAAETSSGALVYGAPAAHLAVPGLPFGGVGGSGMGAYHGEHSVRTFSHERACMDKPMWPDTLRLAYPPYGTAKDALVTALLSLAARAPGRSKARRAKARGSQTR from the coding sequence ATGCATACTGCCGCTGCCGCCGTTGCCCGATCCCGTGAGCTGTTCGACAGCGGGGTGAGCCGCCCGCTGGCGTGGCGCCTCGAACAGCTGGGCAATCTGCGCAGGATGCTCACGGATCACGGCGGCGATTTTGCCGAGGCCCTCCTCAGCGACCTCGGCAAGCACCGCAGCGAGGCCCAGCTGACCGAGATCGGCTTTGTGACTGCGGAGTTGGCCCACCTGGAGCGGCATCTGGCGGCCTGGCTTAGGCCCCGGCGGGTGGACGTGCCGCTTCCGGCGCAGCCGGCCCGGGCCTGGACCGAGCTGACTCCGCTGGGAGTGGTGCTGGTGATCGGTACGTGGAACTATCCGCTGCAGCTGACCCTCGCGCCGCTTGCCGGAGCCCTTGCAGCCGGAAACACCGTGGTCATCAAGCCGAGCGAGCACGCGCCCGCCACATCAGCCGCCCTGGTCCGCTGGGTGCCGGAGTACTTGGGCGGAGCCGCCGAGGTGGTGCCCGGGGGCATCCCGGCAACCACGGCGCTGCTGGCGGAACGCTTCGACCACATCTTCTTTACCGGCGGGCAAGACGCCGCGCGCGTGGTCATGCGGGCTGCGGCCGAACACCTCACACCCGTGACCCTCGAACTGGGAGGCAGGTGCCCGGCCTACGTGGACGCCACCGCGGACCTGTCCGCCACGGCCGGGCGCATTGCATGGGGCCGGTTCATGAACGCCGGGCAGACCTGCGTGGCGCCTGACTATGTGCTGGCCGCCCCGGAAATTCTGGACGCGCTGGAACCGCTGCTCATAGACGCCATTACCGGCATGTTCGGCAAGGACCCGGCAGGCAGTGCTTCCTACGGCCGGATCGTCGATGACCGGCACTTCGAACGGCTCGCAGAACTGGCGGACGGCACCGCAGTGGTCCATGGCGGCCAGCGGGATCCCGAAAGCCGGTACTTTGCCCCGACCCTGCTGCGGCCCGCACCGGGTGACGCCGTCCTGGATGAGGAAATCTTCGGCCCGTTGCTCCCGCTGGTGCCCGTGTCCGGAGTGGACGAAGCGATCCGGATGGTCAACGCGGGCGGCAAGCCGCTGGCTGTGTACGTTTTCAGTGCGGACGACGGCGTCCGTGGATCCTTTGCGGCGGAGACGTCGTCCGGGGCCCTGGTGTATGGAGCGCCGGCGGCGCACCTCGCGGTCCCGGGCCTCCCGTTCGGCGGGGTCGGCGGCAGCGGCATGGGTGCCTATCACGGCGAACATTCCGTGCGGACGTTTTCGCACGAACGGGCCTGCATGGATAAACCGATGTGGCCGGACACCCTGCGCCTGGCCTATCCGCCCTACGGAACGGCGAAGGACGCGCTGGTGACCGCCCTACTGTCATTGGCGGCGCGGGCGCCCGGACGTTCCAAGGCCCGGCGCGCGAAGGCCCGTGGTTCCCAGACCCGCTAA
- a CDS encoding NAD(P)/FAD-dependent oxidoreductase, with protein MSQAATIPDGRRVAVIGSGVAGLTAAYVLNQRDNVTLFEADSRLGGHAHTHDVPQADGPVLGVDTGFIVHNERTYPTLLRLFAELGVETQDSEMSMSVRCDGCGLEYAGARARGRGIIPRPSTLLRGRYLLMLLEVTRFHRRARALLAGASKTAAGGGEPELTLGEFLAREKFSGYFISHFMTPVVSAVWSCDPTTALAYPARYLFTFLAHHGLLGVSGSPQWRTVKGGSRTYVDKLAATLPDVRLSSPVTSVRRRAEGVELTTPHGTEAFDAVVIATHPAQALRLLADASPEEREALGGMPYSVNQTLFHRDDAVLPRSANAQASWNYRLPTCDARPDKVLVSYDMTRLQRLEPADGGRYIVSLGESELISDGTVLDRMVYEHPQYTPDSLRAQQQILALGDGRLAFAGAYHGWGFHEDGALSGVKAAARLGRDWEQRGAAAGALLQGVAAEGA; from the coding sequence GTGTCGCAAGCAGCAACGATTCCGGACGGCAGGCGGGTAGCCGTCATTGGCAGCGGCGTGGCAGGGCTGACCGCAGCCTATGTCCTGAACCAGCGGGACAACGTCACCCTCTTCGAGGCCGACTCCCGGCTGGGCGGCCATGCGCACACCCATGATGTACCGCAGGCGGACGGCCCGGTCCTGGGCGTGGACACGGGTTTCATCGTGCACAACGAACGCACCTACCCGACGCTCCTGCGGCTCTTTGCGGAGCTGGGCGTCGAGACGCAGGACTCCGAAATGAGCATGTCGGTCCGCTGCGACGGCTGCGGCCTCGAATATGCCGGTGCCCGTGCCAGGGGGCGCGGCATCATTCCACGGCCCTCCACCCTGCTGCGCGGCCGGTACCTTCTGATGCTTCTGGAAGTGACGCGCTTCCACCGCCGGGCCCGCGCCCTGCTGGCCGGGGCGTCGAAGACTGCTGCCGGCGGCGGGGAGCCGGAGCTGACGCTGGGGGAGTTCCTCGCCCGTGAGAAATTCAGCGGCTACTTCATCTCGCACTTCATGACCCCCGTCGTGAGCGCGGTGTGGTCCTGCGACCCCACCACGGCGCTGGCCTACCCTGCCCGCTACCTGTTCACCTTCCTGGCCCACCACGGCCTGCTTGGAGTGTCCGGATCGCCGCAATGGCGGACGGTCAAGGGCGGTTCCCGCACGTACGTGGACAAGCTTGCCGCGACGCTGCCGGACGTCCGGCTGTCCAGCCCGGTCACGTCGGTGCGCCGCCGTGCGGAGGGCGTGGAACTGACCACACCGCACGGAACGGAGGCCTTCGACGCCGTCGTTATTGCCACGCACCCTGCGCAGGCGCTGCGCCTGCTCGCCGATGCCTCCCCGGAGGAACGCGAGGCGCTCGGCGGGATGCCCTACTCGGTCAACCAGACACTGTTCCACCGCGACGACGCTGTCCTGCCGCGCAGCGCCAATGCCCAGGCGTCCTGGAACTACCGGCTGCCGACCTGCGACGCACGCCCGGACAAAGTGCTGGTCAGCTACGACATGACGAGGCTCCAGCGCCTCGAGCCTGCCGACGGCGGACGGTACATCGTGAGCCTGGGGGAGTCCGAACTCATTTCCGATGGAACCGTGCTGGACCGGATGGTTTACGAACATCCGCAGTACACGCCGGATTCGCTCCGGGCGCAGCAGCAGATCCTTGCCCTGGGGGACGGGCGCCTCGCCTTTGCCGGCGCTTACCACGGCTGGGGCTTCCACGAGGACGGCGCACTCTCCGGGGTCAAAGCGGCCGCCCGGCTTGGCCGGGACTGGGAGCAGCGGGGCGCAGCAGCCGGTGCCCTCCTCCAAGGCGTTGCCGCGGAGGGCGCCTGA
- a CDS encoding DUF1365 domain-containing protein, translated as MKTRAAIYRTSIAHVRRTPLHNAFTYRSYSWYVDVDRLPSLPWPLRPLADFRASDHLGDPEGTLRGNVERFLRTRGIELDGGRITMLASARVFGHVFNPLTLFWCHGADGDLRCVVAEVHNTYGERHCYLLETDHAGRASVPKAFYVSPFNDVEGQYRMKLPEPGERLAVSIVLEREGQKPFIATVDGERREASLPAVLSAALAVPLAPLRVSAQIRWQGIKLWARRLPVIKRPHHPSQEAVQ; from the coding sequence ATGAAAACCCGGGCTGCCATCTACCGCACCTCCATCGCACACGTACGGCGTACTCCGCTGCACAACGCGTTCACGTACCGCAGCTACAGCTGGTACGTCGACGTCGACCGGTTGCCTTCCCTGCCCTGGCCGCTCCGGCCGCTCGCGGACTTTCGCGCCTCGGACCACCTCGGCGACCCGGAAGGCACGCTCCGCGGCAACGTGGAACGGTTCCTGCGGACCCGCGGGATAGAGCTCGACGGCGGCAGGATCACCATGCTGGCCAGCGCCCGGGTGTTTGGCCACGTGTTCAACCCGCTCACCCTCTTCTGGTGCCATGGCGCCGACGGGGACCTGCGCTGCGTCGTCGCTGAAGTTCACAACACGTACGGTGAACGCCACTGCTATCTACTCGAAACGGATCACGCCGGCCGGGCCAGTGTTCCCAAAGCGTTCTACGTTTCCCCGTTCAACGACGTCGAAGGCCAGTACCGGATGAAACTCCCGGAACCGGGGGAGCGGCTGGCGGTATCGATCGTGCTGGAGCGCGAAGGGCAGAAGCCCTTCATCGCAACCGTCGACGGCGAACGCCGCGAGGCGTCCCTGCCGGCCGTCCTCTCCGCCGCGCTCGCGGTCCCGCTGGCGCCGCTGCGTGTCTCCGCTCAGATCCGCTGGCAGGGAATCAAGCTGTGGGCACGCAGGCTGCCCGTCATCAAAAGACCACACCACCCCTCACAGGAGGCAGTACAGTGA
- a CDS encoding LysR family transcriptional regulator, with translation MINPVHLRTLVEVTRLGSFAAAANRLGYTASAVSQQMSALERDTGVDLFQRSARSIQPTEAALVMTRHAAKVLTDIEALMAAASRTHNATHQELRLGIFPSLATYVLPRILQNPKWKDLGIDLRVSVAEPSQTIQGLRTGGELDVALVYQVGQSGLAWPHTVNRQWIGDDEFRVVLPAAWGFRADAKVAADHLSDMPWIVHHPGTSDATVIERLFASCNLHPRVVAYSDDFHASLEMAAAGLGAALVPELALRHRPAGVVVLDVPEIRLARNVFALLINDKQTARVQLFVELLADTLHSLGTTRKN, from the coding sequence TTGATCAACCCTGTTCATCTGCGGACGCTCGTGGAGGTCACCCGCCTCGGTTCATTCGCCGCGGCCGCCAACCGGCTGGGCTATACGGCCTCCGCCGTTTCGCAGCAGATGTCCGCTTTGGAGCGGGACACCGGCGTGGATCTCTTCCAGCGCTCGGCCCGAAGCATCCAGCCCACCGAAGCCGCCCTGGTGATGACACGGCATGCGGCCAAGGTCCTCACGGACATCGAGGCCCTGATGGCCGCTGCCTCCAGGACACACAACGCCACGCACCAGGAACTGAGGCTGGGAATTTTCCCCAGCCTGGCCACGTATGTGCTGCCCCGGATCCTGCAGAACCCGAAGTGGAAAGACCTCGGCATCGACCTCAGGGTGTCCGTGGCGGAGCCCTCGCAGACCATCCAGGGGCTGCGCACCGGCGGCGAACTCGATGTGGCGCTCGTCTATCAGGTGGGACAGTCCGGCCTGGCCTGGCCCCACACTGTTAACCGGCAATGGATCGGCGACGACGAATTCCGCGTGGTGCTGCCAGCGGCCTGGGGTTTCCGTGCCGACGCCAAAGTCGCTGCGGACCACCTCTCCGACATGCCCTGGATCGTCCATCACCCGGGCACCAGCGATGCGACGGTTATCGAACGGCTGTTCGCCAGCTGCAACCTGCACCCCCGGGTGGTGGCCTACAGCGACGACTTCCACGCCAGCCTCGAAATGGCCGCGGCGGGGCTGGGCGCCGCCCTGGTCCCCGAGCTTGCCCTGCGGCACCGTCCTGCCGGCGTGGTGGTCCTCGATGTGCCGGAAATCAGGCTTGCCAGGAACGTATTCGCCTTGCTCATCAATGACAAGCAGACGGCACGGGTCCAGCTGTTCGTCGAGCTCCTGGCGGACACGCTCCACAGCCTGGGGACCACCCGCAAGAATTAG